One segment of Marinobacter sediminum DNA contains the following:
- a CDS encoding PQQ-dependent sugar dehydrogenase — MTDRHRGKRIIAGFVTAFVVGVILGSLVQTQFNLLALQELGVSVDMSARLSTSFQDLLHFAPLYAVLFGVSFLLSLLVAAALLRLLGLGARAPFYALAGAAGLWVTLSIVNALAPMPTLIAATRTPDGLVAMLFTAALAGWLFAWLTAGSRRTAGGFSTGPALVFLLSAGMLWPGAQARAESADAYQVQTYTEGLEHPWSLVFLPSGGAIVTERPGRLRLLSEEGALESGEITGVPAIFHSGQAGLFDVAISPQFASDSLLFLSYACGSATANHLCVARGRLQGRALNDVMEIFRAKPGKQGNAHYGGRMAFLPDGTLIITLGDGFDYREQAQVLSNHLGSIVRLRPDGSVPQDNPFMGREDVRPEIYSYGHRNVQGLIYDPVDNLLIAHEHGPRGGDEINIIEPGDNYGWPVITYGLDYTGAMVSPFTEREGMEQPALQWTPSIAPSGMTRYRGELFPAWQGSLFVGALADRSVHRVELAGREARDVETLFADLGERIRDVVTGPDGALYLLTDSPDGRVLRVSPGR; from the coding sequence ATGACCGACAGGCACAGAGGCAAGCGCATAATTGCGGGCTTCGTTACCGCTTTTGTTGTGGGTGTGATTCTGGGAAGTCTGGTACAAACCCAGTTCAACCTGCTGGCGCTTCAAGAGCTCGGTGTGAGTGTGGATATGAGTGCCCGGTTGTCCACTTCATTCCAGGACCTGCTTCATTTTGCGCCGCTTTATGCGGTTTTGTTTGGCGTCAGCTTCCTCCTTTCTTTGCTCGTTGCCGCGGCCTTGCTCCGGTTATTGGGACTGGGTGCGCGCGCACCTTTTTATGCGTTGGCAGGCGCCGCCGGATTATGGGTGACACTCTCCATCGTTAATGCTCTGGCGCCTATGCCGACATTGATTGCGGCAACTCGCACCCCGGATGGGCTGGTGGCCATGCTGTTTACCGCGGCGCTGGCGGGCTGGCTCTTTGCCTGGCTAACGGCGGGAAGCAGGCGTACCGCTGGCGGCTTTTCTACCGGGCCGGCCCTGGTTTTTCTTCTGTCCGCCGGCATGCTCTGGCCCGGCGCTCAGGCCCGGGCTGAATCGGCGGATGCCTATCAGGTGCAGACCTATACAGAAGGGCTTGAGCATCCCTGGTCATTAGTGTTTCTGCCCAGTGGCGGCGCGATCGTCACCGAGCGCCCGGGGCGTTTGCGTCTGCTGTCGGAAGAGGGCGCCCTTGAGTCCGGGGAAATAACGGGGGTGCCGGCAATTTTCCATTCCGGACAGGCCGGGTTGTTTGATGTGGCCATTTCTCCACAGTTTGCTTCTGACTCACTACTATTTCTTTCCTACGCCTGTGGTTCAGCAACAGCCAATCATCTGTGTGTGGCCCGTGGCAGGCTGCAAGGACGAGCCCTTAACGATGTGATGGAGATTTTCCGGGCCAAGCCTGGCAAGCAGGGAAATGCCCATTACGGCGGGCGAATGGCGTTTCTTCCCGACGGTACTCTGATCATTACCCTGGGTGACGGTTTTGATTATCGGGAGCAGGCACAGGTGCTGTCCAATCATCTCGGCAGTATCGTTCGCCTCAGGCCTGATGGATCGGTGCCGCAGGACAATCCCTTTATGGGCCGGGAGGATGTCCGTCCGGAAATCTACAGCTATGGCCATCGTAATGTGCAGGGCCTGATATACGATCCCGTCGACAACCTCCTGATTGCCCATGAGCATGGTCCCCGGGGGGGTGACGAGATCAACATTATTGAACCGGGCGACAATTATGGCTGGCCGGTCATCACTTATGGGCTGGATTACACGGGCGCCATGGTCTCGCCATTCACTGAGCGCGAGGGCATGGAGCAGCCTGCATTGCAGTGGACGCCCTCCATTGCCCCTTCGGGAATGACCCGTTACCGGGGAGAGCTGTTTCCTGCGTGGCAGGGTAGCCTGTTTGTGGGGGCGCTGGCGGACCGGAGTGTTCACCGCGTTGAACTGGCGGGCCGGGAGGCCAGGGATGTGGAAACCCTGTTTGCGGATCTGGGTGAGCGTATCCGGGATGTGGTTACCGGGCCGGATGGTGCCCTTTACCTGCTCACGGACAGCCCCGACGGTCGGGTCCTGAGAGTCTCACCCGGTCGCTGA
- a CDS encoding acyl-CoA thioesterase has protein sequence MFDLEIEPRFSDTDGLGHISNTTLPVWFEQARTPVFRIFHPSLDVKAWPLIIARMEIDLMAQSYWHSPVTIRTGIGKIGNSSFHVIQQAWQDGKQVARGVAVLIHFDYDNEKALPIPDDIRAKLSEHLVEK, from the coding sequence ATGTTTGATCTCGAAATTGAACCCCGCTTCAGTGATACCGATGGCCTCGGCCATATCAGCAACACCACGCTTCCGGTATGGTTCGAGCAGGCCCGCACCCCGGTATTCAGGATTTTTCATCCGAGCCTTGATGTTAAGGCCTGGCCGTTGATCATAGCGCGGATGGAGATTGATCTGATGGCCCAGAGCTACTGGCACTCGCCGGTGACCATCCGGACCGGCATCGGCAAGATCGGGAATTCGTCATTCCATGTGATTCAGCAAGCCTGGCAGGATGGAAAACAGGTTGCCCGTGGCGTCGCCGTGCTGATTCACTTCGATTACGACAACGAAAAGGCCTTGCCCATTCCTGACGATATCCGCGCGAAGCTGTCCGAGCATCTGGTTGAGAAATGA
- a CDS encoding peptidylprolyl isomerase, which yields MILLTTNHGDIKLELDYDKAPETAKNFEQYVRDGFYDGLIFHRVISNFMVQGGGFEPGMTPRKTRDPIQNEADNGLSNMQGTVAMARTMDPHSATAQFFINVENNGFLDHTAKNAEGWGYCVFGKVVDGMDTVNRIRAIRTTMRAGHQDVPADDVIIEKAEVLEDA from the coding sequence ATGATTCTGCTGACAACCAACCACGGCGACATCAAGCTGGAACTCGATTACGACAAGGCTCCGGAAACCGCCAAAAATTTCGAACAGTACGTGCGCGATGGCTTTTACGACGGCCTGATCTTCCACCGTGTAATCAGCAACTTCATGGTTCAGGGTGGCGGCTTCGAACCGGGCATGACCCCACGCAAAACCCGGGACCCGATTCAGAATGAAGCTGACAACGGCCTGAGCAACATGCAGGGAACCGTTGCCATGGCCCGCACCATGGATCCGCACTCCGCGACCGCCCAGTTTTTCATCAACGTGGAGAATAACGGCTTCCTCGACCACACCGCCAAAAATGCCGAAGGCTGGGGCTATTGCGTGTTCGGTAAGGTTGTAGACGGCATGGACACGGTCAACAGGATCCGCGCCATCCGCACGACCATGCGTGCTGGCCACCAGGACGTGCCGGCCGATGACGTTATCATCGAGAAAGCTGAGGTACTGGAGGACGCGTGA
- a CDS encoding OmpW/AlkL family protein, whose translation MKNRTLVSGMRCSVVIAAMGVGVVSQPVMAATGDLVVRAGVSAMNTSSGSDSFGAIPRSGVRLDDAVTLSASAAYYLSDYAAVELTTSLPYQHDLEGNNRLKDLGLGKLAEVKEIPTSLTMNFYLTDYSAVTPYVGVGVAYTRFYDEEMKVPGLAVDFEDSMDLTAVAGVEMSFPSNLMVSFDLRYIDLQPTADFNGAVDEDIELEVDPVIFTLSAGYRF comes from the coding sequence ATGAAAAATAGAACTTTGGTCAGCGGCATGCGGTGTTCGGTTGTCATTGCCGCAATGGGAGTGGGGGTTGTGAGTCAGCCTGTTATGGCTGCCACTGGCGACCTGGTCGTTCGGGCAGGGGTCAGCGCGATGAATACGAGTTCCGGCAGTGACAGTTTCGGTGCGATTCCCAGAAGTGGTGTTCGTCTGGATGATGCGGTCACTTTGAGTGCATCGGCTGCTTATTATCTTAGTGATTATGCGGCGGTAGAACTCACAACGTCTCTGCCTTATCAGCATGATCTGGAGGGTAACAACCGACTGAAAGATCTCGGTCTGGGTAAGCTGGCGGAGGTCAAGGAGATCCCGACCTCGCTGACGATGAATTTCTACCTGACCGATTACTCCGCCGTGACGCCTTACGTTGGCGTTGGCGTGGCCTACACCCGATTTTATGATGAAGAGATGAAGGTGCCGGGTCTTGCTGTGGATTTTGAGGATTCGATGGACCTTACCGCGGTAGCCGGTGTTGAAATGTCGTTCCCGAGTAATCTGATGGTGAGTTTTGATTTACGCTACATCGATTTACAGCCCACCGCCGATTTCAATGGCGCCGTTGATGAAGATATCGAATTGGAAGTGGATCCGGTGATATTTACACTCAGCGCGGGCTACAGATTCTGA
- a CDS encoding glutamine--tRNA ligase/YqeY domain fusion protein — translation MSAESKKAHNFIQSLIEDAIAKGEHTGKVVTRFPPEPNGYLHIGHAKSICLNFGIAETFGGECNLRFDDTNPEKENQEYIDAIKQDVEWLGYEWAGEVRFASDYFDALYNFAEELIEKGKAYVCELSADEMAEFRGSLKEPGRNSPYRDRPVEENLQLFRDMRDGKYQNGQFVLRAKIDMASPNINLRDPILYRIRYAEHHQTGDKWCIYPMYDFTHPISDAMEGITHSLCTLEFEDHRPLYDWVLDNISGPCHPRQIEFARLNLNYTMTSKRKLKRLVDENFVDGWNDPRMPTISGMRRRGYTPESIRTFCDMIGVNKAGGTVDVGMLEHAIREDLNTRAPRAMCVMRPLKVTLTNYPADKTETLVLPVHPQNPDMGEREVTWSQTLFIDREDFAEEPPRKWKRLAPDQAVRLRGGYVMTCREIVRDDSGEIVELKCEYDPSTLGVNPEGYKPNGVVHWVSATDSVEADINQYDRLFNHESPDSDKDGDFVDHLNPESLVVLRGARAEKGLVEPRGDLPYQFEREGYFYCDQELTASAGRPVFNRTVTLRDSWGKGGK, via the coding sequence ATGAGCGCCGAGTCGAAGAAAGCCCATAACTTTATTCAGAGCCTGATCGAAGACGCCATCGCCAAGGGCGAGCACACCGGAAAAGTGGTAACCCGTTTTCCGCCCGAGCCGAACGGCTACCTGCATATTGGCCACGCCAAATCCATATGCCTCAACTTTGGCATCGCAGAAACTTTCGGCGGCGAGTGTAACCTGCGGTTTGATGATACCAACCCGGAAAAGGAAAACCAGGAGTACATTGACGCCATTAAACAGGACGTGGAGTGGCTGGGTTACGAATGGGCCGGCGAGGTTCGGTTCGCTTCTGATTACTTCGATGCCCTCTACAATTTTGCCGAAGAGCTGATTGAAAAGGGCAAGGCTTACGTTTGCGAGTTATCGGCTGACGAGATGGCCGAGTTTCGCGGCAGCCTTAAAGAACCTGGCAGGAACAGCCCTTACCGGGATCGTCCGGTGGAAGAGAACCTGCAACTGTTCCGCGATATGCGCGACGGCAAATACCAGAACGGCCAGTTCGTTTTGCGTGCAAAGATCGATATGGCGTCCCCAAATATTAATCTGAGGGATCCCATTCTTTACCGCATCCGTTACGCCGAACATCATCAGACCGGTGACAAGTGGTGCATCTACCCGATGTATGACTTCACCCATCCGATTTCCGATGCCATGGAGGGGATCACCCACTCCCTGTGCACACTGGAATTCGAGGACCATCGCCCGCTTTACGACTGGGTGCTGGACAATATCTCCGGTCCATGTCATCCGCGCCAGATCGAATTTGCGCGCCTGAACCTGAACTACACCATGACCAGCAAACGCAAGCTGAAGCGTCTGGTCGATGAGAACTTTGTGGACGGCTGGAACGATCCCCGGATGCCCACCATCTCCGGGATGCGCCGCCGTGGCTACACACCCGAGTCTATTCGGACTTTCTGCGACATGATCGGCGTAAACAAGGCGGGCGGTACCGTGGATGTGGGCATGCTTGAGCACGCCATCCGTGAGGACCTGAATACCCGGGCACCACGCGCCATGTGTGTCATGCGCCCACTCAAGGTGACCCTGACCAACTATCCGGCCGACAAGACTGAAACGCTGGTGCTGCCGGTACACCCCCAGAACCCGGATATGGGGGAGCGGGAAGTGACCTGGAGTCAGACCCTGTTTATCGATCGTGAGGATTTTGCGGAGGAGCCACCACGCAAGTGGAAGCGTCTTGCTCCGGATCAGGCGGTTCGCCTGCGCGGCGGATATGTGATGACCTGCCGTGAGATTGTTCGTGATGACAGCGGTGAGATTGTCGAGCTCAAGTGTGAATACGATCCGAGTACGCTCGGTGTGAATCCGGAAGGTTACAAGCCCAATGGCGTCGTGCACTGGGTGTCTGCCACCGACAGTGTTGAGGCAGACATAAATCAGTATGACCGCCTGTTCAATCATGAATCCCCGGACAGTGACAAGGATGGCGATTTCGTCGATCACCTGAACCCTGAATCACTGGTGGTTCTAAGGGGGGCACGCGCGGAGAAAGGACTGGTCGAGCCTCGCGGCGATCTTCCTTACCAGTTCGAGCGTGAAGGGTATTTCTATTGCGATCAGGAACTCACCGCCAGTGCCGGTCGGCCGGTGTTCAACCGGACCGTTACTCTGCGCGATTCCTGGGGGAAGGGGGGCAAGTGA
- a CDS encoding 2-dehydropantoate 2-reductase, with the protein MPTDSPSRPYSHQRIVIFGAGSVGCYLGGRLLSGGADVIMIGRSRLRDVFHQHPLTVTDYDDFRFEARLSPQQFTDDASVAADADLVLVTVKSAATDEAAKTLSKYLKPGTPVISLQNGISNADALAAHLPDARVCAGMIPFNVLQKSPGHFHHGTEGHLTAERDSALDAFLPVFEACGLPLELRDDMMSVMWSKLLLNLNNPVNALSNVPLLEELSDRCYRRCLAMAQRETLALLEQAGIETVKLTAVPMRLVPLVMSLPDWLFTRVASKMLAIDPIARSSMWEDLEAGRPTEVNWINGEVVRLAESMDKQAPVNRKLTKLVHECERTRRHWPGDELLAELQAARRTGGKA; encoded by the coding sequence ATGCCGACGGACTCTCCTTCTCGACCATACAGTCATCAACGGATCGTCATTTTCGGGGCCGGGAGTGTTGGCTGTTACTTGGGTGGTCGATTACTGTCAGGCGGGGCCGATGTGATTATGATCGGACGGTCGCGTTTGAGGGACGTGTTTCATCAACACCCCCTGACGGTCACGGATTATGATGATTTTCGGTTTGAGGCCCGGCTTTCCCCGCAACAGTTCACCGACGACGCCTCTGTTGCCGCTGACGCCGACCTGGTTCTGGTTACGGTAAAATCCGCGGCGACAGACGAGGCCGCCAAAACACTGTCGAAATATCTGAAGCCGGGTACTCCGGTAATCAGCCTTCAGAACGGTATCTCCAACGCCGACGCGCTGGCCGCTCACCTGCCGGATGCTCGGGTCTGCGCAGGCATGATTCCCTTTAACGTTTTGCAAAAGAGCCCGGGCCACTTCCATCACGGCACCGAAGGTCACCTGACTGCCGAGAGGGATTCTGCTCTTGACGCTTTTTTGCCTGTTTTTGAGGCCTGCGGACTGCCACTGGAGCTGCGCGACGATATGATGTCGGTGATGTGGTCCAAGCTATTGCTTAACCTCAATAACCCGGTTAATGCTCTATCCAATGTTCCCTTACTGGAAGAACTGTCAGATCGCTGTTACCGACGCTGTCTTGCCATGGCCCAGCGAGAAACCCTGGCGCTGCTGGAACAGGCCGGCATCGAGACCGTGAAGCTTACGGCTGTGCCCATGAGGCTGGTCCCTCTGGTGATGAGTCTCCCGGACTGGCTGTTCACCCGAGTCGCGAGCAAGATGCTGGCCATTGATCCCATCGCCCGTTCCTCCATGTGGGAGGACCTTGAAGCGGGCCGCCCCACCGAAGTCAACTGGATAAACGGGGAGGTAGTCCGGCTCGCCGAATCCATGGACAAGCAGGCACCGGTGAATCGAAAGCTGACGAAACTGGTCCATGAGTGTGAGCGAACCCGCAGACACTGGCCGGGCGATGAATTGCTGGCAGAGCTTCAGGCCGCGAGGCGCACCGGGGGCAAGGCGTAG
- a CDS encoding amino acid ABC transporter substrate-binding protein, with translation MKKTKSIALGIALAAGAFTATNALAATTLENVKDKGHLQCGVTSGLPGFSQPDQEGNWTGIDVDTCRAVAAAIFSDPKAVEFTPLTAKERFTALQSGEIDMLSRNTTWTLTRDASLGLNFAGVNYYDGQGFLINKGIGVDDASQLDGATICIQSGTTTELNLSDYFRAKGMEFKPIVFDTSEQTVQGFSAGRCDVLTSDRSQLAALRSKLSDPSSAKILPNTISKEPLGPVVRQGDDQWFNIVKWVLALQINAEELGVTSANVEEMLKSDNPNIQRLLGEDGDMGAKLGLPHDFGYEVIKHVGNYGEMYERNVGPDTPLGLDRGINALWTDGGVLYAPPVR, from the coding sequence ATGAAAAAGACGAAATCGATCGCCTTGGGAATCGCACTTGCAGCAGGTGCATTTACCGCCACGAACGCACTGGCTGCAACTACCCTTGAGAATGTTAAGGACAAAGGTCACCTTCAGTGTGGTGTAACCAGTGGTCTGCCCGGCTTTTCCCAGCCGGACCAAGAAGGCAACTGGACCGGAATCGACGTGGACACCTGTCGGGCTGTCGCCGCCGCAATTTTCTCGGACCCCAAGGCCGTTGAATTCACCCCGCTGACTGCCAAGGAGCGTTTCACGGCTCTGCAATCTGGCGAAATCGACATGCTGTCACGGAACACTACCTGGACGCTCACGCGAGACGCGTCACTGGGCCTGAACTTTGCCGGTGTGAACTACTATGACGGTCAGGGCTTCCTGATCAATAAAGGCATTGGCGTAGACGATGCGAGCCAACTGGACGGTGCGACCATCTGTATCCAGTCAGGTACAACCACTGAGTTGAACCTCTCTGACTACTTCCGTGCCAAGGGCATGGAGTTCAAACCGATTGTTTTCGACACCTCAGAGCAGACCGTTCAGGGCTTTTCCGCTGGTCGCTGCGACGTACTGACTTCCGACCGTTCCCAGCTGGCTGCCCTGCGTTCCAAGCTGTCCGATCCGAGCTCCGCGAAGATCCTGCCTAATACGATTTCCAAAGAGCCTCTGGGCCCCGTTGTACGTCAGGGCGACGATCAGTGGTTCAACATCGTGAAGTGGGTACTCGCGCTTCAGATCAACGCCGAAGAACTGGGTGTGACCAGTGCAAACGTTGAGGAGATGCTGAAATCCGACAACCCCAACATCCAGCGTCTGCTGGGTGAAGACGGCGATATGGGTGCCAAATTGGGTCTGCCGCATGATTTCGGCTACGAGGTCATCAAGCACGTCGGTAACTACGGCGAGATGTATGAGCGTAACGTTGGCCCGGATACTCCGCTGGGTCTCGACCGCGGTATCAACGCGCTCTGGACCGACGGCGGCGTTCTTTATGCGCCACCCGTTCGCTAA
- a CDS encoding UDP-2,3-diacylglucosamine diphosphatase, whose translation MTTLFISDLHLEESRPDITDAFMGFLKEKAMGVDKLYILGDFFEAWIGDDERTPLQEQVAASLQQLNASGTEIFLMHGNRDFLIGDDFCNRAGATLLDDPTVVDLYGTPTLLMHGDSLCTADVEYQKFRANMRSPQWQQMILQRPLADRQQMARQLREISMAKNQGKEETIMDVTPEEVVKEMEAHGVQRLIHGHTHRPAEHELAANGKLAKRIVLGDWDKHVWWLEVRPGEEPVLDKHPI comes from the coding sequence GTGACGACGCTGTTTATCTCTGATCTGCACCTGGAAGAATCGCGCCCGGACATCACCGATGCGTTTATGGGCTTCCTGAAAGAAAAAGCCATGGGTGTGGATAAACTCTACATCCTCGGCGACTTTTTCGAAGCCTGGATCGGTGACGATGAGCGGACGCCCCTGCAGGAACAGGTTGCTGCCTCGCTGCAACAATTGAATGCCAGCGGCACGGAAATATTCCTGATGCATGGCAACCGGGACTTTCTGATCGGTGACGATTTCTGCAACCGCGCCGGCGCAACATTACTGGACGATCCAACCGTCGTCGACTTGTATGGCACCCCCACCCTGCTTATGCACGGTGACAGTCTCTGCACCGCTGACGTTGAATACCAGAAATTCCGCGCCAACATGCGTAGCCCCCAGTGGCAGCAGATGATTCTTCAGCGTCCCCTGGCTGATCGCCAGCAGATGGCCCGGCAGTTGCGGGAAATCAGCATGGCCAAGAATCAGGGCAAGGAAGAAACCATCATGGATGTCACCCCTGAAGAGGTGGTGAAGGAAATGGAAGCGCACGGCGTTCAACGACTTATCCATGGCCATACCCACCGCCCGGCAGAGCATGAACTGGCAGCCAATGGTAAGTTGGCCAAGCGGATTGTTCTGGGCGACTGGGACAAGCACGTCTGGTGGCTGGAGGTTAGGCCCGGCGAGGAGCCGGTACTCGACAAGCACCCCATCTAA
- a CDS encoding amino acid ABC transporter ATP-binding protein, with protein sequence MHKWYGDFHVLKDLNLNVRQGERIVICGPSGSGKSTFIRCINRLEEHQQGKIIVDGIELTDDVRHIDTVRREVGMVFQHFNLFPHLTVLENCCLSPIWVRKTPRKEAEADAMEYLKRVKIPDQANKYPGQLSGGQQQRVAIARALCMKPKIMLFDEPTSALDPEMIKEVLDVMIELAGSGMTMLCVTHEMGFAKTVADRVIFMDGGEIVEEAPPHDFFTNPQEPRTQSFLKQILAH encoded by the coding sequence ATGCACAAGTGGTATGGGGATTTTCATGTACTCAAAGATCTCAACCTGAACGTGCGTCAGGGTGAGCGGATTGTAATCTGTGGGCCGTCCGGTTCCGGTAAATCCACTTTCATTCGGTGCATAAACCGCCTGGAAGAGCACCAGCAGGGCAAGATTATTGTTGATGGCATCGAGTTGACAGACGACGTGCGCCATATCGATACGGTGCGTCGGGAAGTCGGCATGGTGTTTCAGCACTTTAATCTGTTCCCGCATCTGACGGTGCTCGAGAATTGCTGTCTGTCTCCAATCTGGGTTCGCAAGACGCCAAGAAAGGAAGCCGAGGCAGACGCTATGGAATACCTGAAGCGGGTAAAGATTCCTGATCAGGCGAACAAGTACCCAGGCCAGTTATCCGGTGGTCAGCAGCAGCGAGTAGCCATTGCCCGGGCGCTTTGCATGAAACCAAAGATCATGCTGTTTGATGAGCCAACGTCTGCGTTGGACCCGGAAATGATCAAGGAAGTGCTCGATGTCATGATTGAGCTGGCAGGAAGCGGTATGACCATGCTTTGTGTAACCCACGAGATGGGTTTCGCAAAAACGGTAGCAGATCGGGTGATCTTTATGGATGGTGGTGAGATCGTGGAAGAGGCGCCGCCTCACGACTTCTTCACCAATCCTCAGGAGCCCAGAACGCAATCGTTCCTCAAGCAAATACTGGCACACTGA
- a CDS encoding amino acid ABC transporter permease: protein MNKQTINSRPASPKPWYDPRVRSIFFQVVVISLVFWGGWTLVSNTLSNMESRGISTGFGFLDETAGFGIIMSMVPYDSTMSYGRTFWVGLTNTLLVSAMGIVAATLLGFILGVARLSSNWLVAKMALVYVEVIRNIPLLLQIFFWYFAVLSSLPSPRQSVDVGGAFFLNNRGLYLPEPLTQDGFGLVWGAIIAAIVGVLVLKKWAKKRQLATGQIFPVFKVSVAALVLLPVLAYFLAGSPLEWDLPALKGFNFGGGITIIPELAALWIALSLYTASFIAEIVRSGIVSVSKGQTEASKALGLPNGLTLRLVVIPQAMRVIIPPLTSQYLNLAKNSSLATAIGYPDLVAVFMGTTLNQTGQAVEVVAITMAVYLTISLSISLLMNIYNKAVAIKER from the coding sequence ATGAACAAGCAAACGATAAATTCAAGACCTGCGAGTCCCAAGCCCTGGTATGACCCGCGGGTCCGATCAATTTTCTTCCAGGTTGTCGTCATCTCCCTTGTTTTCTGGGGTGGCTGGACACTTGTCAGTAACACGCTTTCCAATATGGAAAGCCGTGGTATCAGTACTGGTTTTGGATTCCTTGATGAGACAGCCGGCTTCGGCATCATCATGTCCATGGTGCCTTACGATTCCACCATGAGTTATGGACGGACCTTCTGGGTCGGTCTCACCAATACATTGTTGGTTTCTGCGATGGGTATTGTTGCAGCAACCCTGCTCGGTTTCATCCTTGGCGTGGCGAGACTATCCAGCAACTGGCTTGTTGCCAAGATGGCTCTGGTTTATGTCGAAGTCATCCGGAATATCCCTCTGCTTCTGCAGATCTTCTTCTGGTATTTCGCCGTTCTCAGTAGCCTGCCTTCACCCAGGCAGAGCGTTGACGTAGGCGGTGCCTTTTTCCTGAATAATCGAGGGCTTTACTTGCCGGAGCCTTTGACGCAAGACGGTTTTGGTCTTGTATGGGGTGCGATTATCGCTGCCATTGTCGGCGTCCTCGTACTGAAAAAGTGGGCCAAGAAACGTCAGTTGGCGACAGGCCAGATCTTTCCCGTTTTTAAAGTCAGCGTTGCGGCTCTGGTGTTGTTGCCGGTACTGGCTTACTTTTTAGCTGGCAGCCCACTGGAGTGGGATTTACCGGCGCTCAAAGGGTTCAACTTCGGTGGTGGAATTACCATCATTCCTGAGCTGGCTGCCCTGTGGATTGCCTTGTCGCTCTACACGGCAAGTTTCATCGCCGAAATTGTCCGGTCCGGTATCGTGTCAGTCAGCAAGGGTCAGACAGAGGCATCCAAGGCATTGGGGTTGCCGAACGGACTGACTCTGCGTCTGGTGGTTATTCCCCAGGCCATGCGAGTGATCATCCCTCCGTTGACCAGTCAGTATCTGAACCTTGCCAAAAACTCCTCTCTTGCTACTGCCATTGGTTACCCGGATCTCGTTGCCGTGTTTATGGGTACGACGCTGAACCAGACCGGTCAGGCGGTGGAAGTAGTGGCAATTACCATGGCGGTGTATCTCACCATCAGTCTTTCAATCTCCCTGTTGATGAATATCTACAACAAGGCCGTGGCGATTAAGGAGCGATGA
- a CDS encoding amino acid ABC transporter permease, producing MAESMMKPPKKNIGAVAWMRQHLFSSWYNGLLTIAVGYLLVTSVGPLFSWLFFDASFRGTEPSECDGGGACWLFINERLNFFIYGFYPDELQWRVNLVFGLLAVAFVPQFIERFPARKWFGIFGLTGLPVIGYFLIPGGTFGLEEVESTKWGGLMLTLILAYIGILASLPIGIVLALGRRSEMPIVRGLCVVFIEVWRAVPLITVLFMASVMLPLFLPDGMNFEKLSRALIGITLWQSAYMAEVIRGGLQAIPRGQYEAADALGLGYWKKTGLIILPQALKMVIPGIVNTFISLFKDTTLVLIIGLFDILGTVQSTVTDPAWQNVAVEGYVFVAFCFWVFCFGISRYSQNLERKLDTGHKT from the coding sequence ATGGCTGAGTCAATGATGAAACCACCGAAGAAGAACATTGGTGCAGTCGCCTGGATGCGCCAGCATCTTTTTTCCAGCTGGTACAATGGCCTGCTCACAATTGCGGTCGGCTATCTGCTTGTGACCAGTGTAGGGCCTTTGTTCAGCTGGCTATTCTTTGATGCCAGTTTTCGCGGTACCGAACCCAGTGAGTGTGATGGTGGAGGGGCCTGTTGGCTGTTTATTAATGAGCGGCTGAACTTCTTTATTTACGGATTTTACCCGGATGAGTTGCAGTGGCGCGTGAACCTCGTATTTGGTCTGCTCGCAGTGGCTTTCGTTCCGCAGTTCATTGAGCGCTTTCCAGCGCGCAAGTGGTTCGGCATCTTTGGTCTGACCGGCCTTCCTGTCATTGGCTATTTCCTGATTCCCGGCGGTACCTTTGGCCTGGAAGAAGTGGAAAGCACCAAGTGGGGCGGCCTGATGCTGACCCTCATTCTCGCCTATATCGGGATACTCGCGTCCTTGCCAATTGGCATCGTGCTTGCGCTTGGACGGCGTTCGGAAATGCCCATTGTGCGCGGCCTTTGCGTCGTGTTCATAGAGGTATGGCGAGCGGTTCCGCTGATTACGGTGCTGTTTATGGCGTCGGTTATGCTGCCGTTATTTCTCCCTGACGGAATGAATTTCGAGAAACTGTCTCGTGCGTTGATCGGTATCACGCTCTGGCAGTCTGCTTATATGGCGGAGGTAATTCGAGGGGGCTTACAGGCCATTCCGAGAGGGCAATACGAAGCGGCTGATGCACTGGGGTTGGGCTACTGGAAGAAAACCGGGCTAATCATCCTGCCGCAGGCGCTGAAAATGGTCATTCCCGGCATCGTTAATACGTTTATTTCGTTGTTCAAGGATACGACCCTGGTGCTGATTATCGGCCTGTTCGACATTCTCGGCACGGTCCAGTCCACGGTGACCGACCCTGCCTGGCAAAACGTTGCTGTCGAGGGCTATGTCTTCGTGGCCTTCTGTTTCTGGGTTTTCTGCTTCGGCATTTCCCGCTACAGCCAGAATCTTGAACGTAAACTAGACACCGGTCATAAGACCTGA